One Tenebrio molitor chromosome 2, icTenMoli1.1, whole genome shotgun sequence genomic region harbors:
- the sha gene encoding uncharacterized protein sha isoform X1, whose protein sequence is MEVAGLLLMLLPWLVNAVVGMTDGSLHVTRQNKGDVFHPEGAKDCKPETCVGLSSGTAAALSTVDPCTCRCHPHLPAFREDLHICVDDIHECILAPFVGGSTSQTIPFVFLPLKGQIIHPSKEISFSGVQTPVCAVSGAKFLTESGWVDLRNPVDTDVPFRLFRDEGRTFLQWVGESDLRNKMSGRLVLVYLMCRELATAEPLTPTDYTLFSPCVAFRVVGSPAKYLNNVSEVAFSPDAHSAGTNSNHLSVSEYVAIGTCSVLLGLIYVASVFLYVHLRKRREKSRKPEDQNLTSAEEGVVKNNPLLTMAAHFQPADTLYSDSTSSDADNPPDVVQHGDEKKIKTAQLTSALVHSQYQRVQGLPSVYLEINHQDSSSIEKLPEENVSIVETLEGRDERIDSFKALTGTVRRKLYFNPAYFEPQLLLAPPPAALEFLAKIREVITIAKQKMATKKFAPSLMGIPEEDHSYGVESPYDNPKPSMSRRSSMISLKRENSRRRTCTGCPGCEPQDFSQLCGKLPEFPSLAACQSCTTSTDSKQRSIRKWLEDVPILENHERITKRVRSPTRSLPDGEGPVRTLSPRPASERAMSPVSDRSCRSHKKICKPKAPPPPPPDEEEHQYDTVPAKREIVMNFPPPDMIHEAMVVDNQSDEIRIPTLTKKQMKAVIDELTVQRGISTDSSPESSKRRVDYETDSLERSNNRGYSTPTEYADLSSSQPSPSLSTALPMDEEMTMRNAIFNKKTGNMTISKINVDTLQEDEHDYELIVLKKGSLKNQNFYKLPELLQRSNGYSLVSEVYVNNGYNYSSAPSSASNSNCSTFDRRTLKVGYEDGVEKPGKLLIEVKDCADNYIPVHDSDSFEPDTLDRKPKLKVNNVARFEDEYIDSLERPSKILLRSSGSFKKDLSPVTHNTSNFNRVFGSLREIYEAKTKGVKSQSFSETNSEGRLLTLEERHSKRQRRLTALGNIVPPDLIPPPPLDTSPIYERPKPPRKVVQDEHEKPPLPPKNVIGRSANKVDKVGTPDKTWRKQEDSGYLSTDSSESPKLKRDKESESEESLDGHSESGAESVETHSVCFGSFRKPNFLAYGSMDSGVESMSREGGVAFNSINKVLVVNERLFS, encoded by the exons AATGCATCTTGGCACCCTTCGTCGGCGGCTCCACCTCGCAGACCATCCCCTTCGTGTTCTTGCCGCTGAAAGGTCAAATAATCCATCCCAGCAAGGAGATCAGCTTTTCGG GCGTTCAAACTCCGGTATGCGCCGTTTCCGGAGCCAAGTTCTTGACAGAGTCCGGTTGGGTGGACCTCCGCAACCCCGTCGACACCGATGTGCCATTCCGACTGTTCCGCGACGAGGGCCGCACATTCTTGCAA TGGGTCGGCGAGTCGGACCTCCGCAACAAGATGTCCGGAAGACTGGTTCTCGTCTACTTGATGTGCCGGGAACTGGCGACCGCGGAACCTCTCACACCCACCGACTACACGCTCTTCTCGCCTTGCGTCGCCTTCAGAGTCGTGGGGTCGCCGGCTAAATACCTCAACA ATGTCAGCGAGGTGGCTTTCTCTCCAGATGCTCACTCGGCCGGTACCAATTCGAACCATCTGAGTGTGTCCGAGTACGTCGCTATTGGGACATGTAGCGTGCTGCTCGGCCTCATCTACGTCGCTTCGGTGTTCCTCTACGTCCACCTCCGTAAGAGGAGGGAAAAGTCGCGGAAGCCTGAAGATCAAAACTTGACGAGTGCAGAAGAAGGAGTTGTGAAAAACAACCCTCTGTTGACGATGGCAGCCCATTTTCAACCGGCGGATACGTTGTACAGCGACTCCACCAGTTCTGATGCGGACAATCCGCCAGATGTTGTCCAACACGGCGACGAAAAGAAAATCAAGACG GCGCAGCTTACGTCGGCTCTGGTCCACTCCCAGTACCAACGCGTCCAAGGTCTCCCTTCAGTCTACTTGGAGATCAACCATCAAGATTCATCCTCCATCGAGAAGCTTCCAGAAGAGAACGTCTCAATCGTGGAGACTCTGGAAGGCCGAGATGAACGCATCGACTCCTTCAAAGCCTTGACGGGCACCGTTCGTCGCAAACTTTATTTCAACCCTGCCTACTTCGAGCCTCAACTCTTGCTG GCGCCTCCTCCAGCGGCCCTCGAGTTTCTGGCGAAAATTCGCGAAGTCATAACCATAGCCAAACAGAAGATGGCCACGAAAAAGTTTGCGCCGAGTCTGATGGGAATCCCCGAAGAAGACCACAGCTATGGCGTAGAATCACCTTATGACAACCCCAAACCCTCTATGAGCAGACGTAGCAGTATGATCAGTTTGAAACGAGAGAACAGCAGACGGAGGACTTGTACCGGTTGTCCAGGTTGTGAACCTCAAGATTTTTCACAGTTGTGTGGCAAACTACCTGAATTTCCGTCGTTGGCGGCATGTCAAAGCTGCACCACGTCCACTGACAGCAAACAGAGGAGTATACGGAAGTGGCTTGAAGATGTTccaattttggaaaatcacGAAAGGATTACGAAGAGAGTGAGGTCTCCGACCAGATCTTTGCCGGACGGTGAAGGACCAGTGAGGACTCTCTCGCCGAGACCGGCCTCGGAGAGGGCCATGTCTCCTGTCAGCGACAGGTCGTGTAGAAGCCACAAGAAAATATGCAAGCCCAAGGCTCCTCCGCCTCCACCACCCGACGAAGAAGAACACCAGTACGATACGGTACCAGCGAAGCGAGAAATCGTGATGAATTTCCCCCCACCTGACATGATACACGAAGCTATGGTTGTGGACAACCAAAGCGACGAAATTCGCATTCCTACTCTCACGAAGAAACAGATGAAGGCGGTGATCGATGAGTTAACCGTTCAAAGAGGAATCTCGACGGATTCCAGTCCCGAGTCCTCCAAGAGACGAGTAGACTACGAAACCGACAGTCTCGAGAGGTCGAACAATAGAGGGTACAGTACCCCAACGGAGTACGCTGACCTGTCGTCGTCACAACCGAGTCCTAGTCTCAGTACGGCCCTACCCATGGACGAAGAAATGACAATGAGGAACGCCATCTTCAATAAGAAGACGGGAAACATGACGATTTCTAAAATTAACGTAGACACCCTTCAGGAAGACGAACACGACTACGAATTGATAGTGCTGAAGAAGGGGTCGCTCAAGAACCAGAATTTTTACAAACTGCCAGAGCTTCTGCAAAGAAGTAACGGTTACAGTTTGGTCAGCGAGGTCTACGTAAACAACGGCTACAATTACAGCAGCGCACCTTCTTCGGCGAGCAACTCCAACTGCTCTACGTTTGACAGGCGCACTCTCAAAGTTGG CTATGAAGACGGTGTCGAAAAACCCGGCAAGCTTCTCATCGAAGTGAAAGACTGCGCCGACAACTACATCCCGGTTCACGACTCCGACAGTTTCGAACCCGACACCTTAGACCGAAAGCCCAAGCTGAAAGTCAACAATGTGGCCCGTTTCGAGGATGAATATATCGACTCCCTTGAACGACCATCCAAGATTCTGCTGCGCAGCAGTGGCAGCTTCAAGAAGGACCTCTCTCCGGTGACCCACAACACGAGCAACTTCAACCGCGTCTTCGGGAGTTTGAGAGAGATCTACGAGGCCAAGACCAAAGGCGTAAAGTCTCAAAGTTTCTCTGAAACGAACAGTGAAGGTCGTCTCTTGACGCTAGAAGAACGCCACTCGAAGCGCCAGCGTCGCTTGACCGCCCTCGGCAACATCGTTCCTCCCGATTTGATTCCGCCCCCGCCTCTCGACACCTCCCCCATTTACGAGAGACCCAAGCCGCCGAGAAAAGTGGTACAAGACGAACACGAAAAGCCGCCTCTACCTCCAAAAAACGTGATTGGCAGGAGTGCGAACAAAGTCGATAAGGTTGGCACTCCTGACAAAACGTGGCGCAAACAAGAGGACTCGGGATACTTGAGCACCGACTCCAGTGAATCTCCGAAACTGAAGAGGGATAAGGAGAGCGAGAGTGAAGAAAGTTTGGATGGACATAGCGAATCTGGGGCCGAGAGTGTGGAAACGCACTCGGTTTGCTTTGGGAGTTTCCGAAAGCCAAATTTTCTCGCCTACGGATCAATGGACAGCGGGGTGGAGAGCATGAGTCGAGAGGGCGGTGTGGCTTTCAATTCCATCAACAAAGTCCTTGTAGTTAACGAACGGTTGTTCTCTTAG
- the sha gene encoding uncharacterized protein sha isoform X2, giving the protein MHLGTLRRRLHLADHPLRVLAAERSNNPSQQGDQLFGRSNSGMRRFRSQVLDRVRLGGPPQPRRHRCAIPTVPRRGPHILASKWVGESDLRNKMSGRLVLVYLMCRELATAEPLTPTDYTLFSPCVAFRVVGSPAKYLNNVSEVAFSPDAHSAGTNSNHLSVSEYVAIGTCSVLLGLIYVASVFLYVHLRKRREKSRKPEDQNLTSAEEGVVKNNPLLTMAAHFQPADTLYSDSTSSDADNPPDVVQHGDEKKIKTAQLTSALVHSQYQRVQGLPSVYLEINHQDSSSIEKLPEENVSIVETLEGRDERIDSFKALTGTVRRKLYFNPAYFEPQLLLAPPPAALEFLAKIREVITIAKQKMATKKFAPSLMGIPEEDHSYGVESPYDNPKPSMSRRSSMISLKRENSRRRTCTGCPGCEPQDFSQLCGKLPEFPSLAACQSCTTSTDSKQRSIRKWLEDVPILENHERITKRVRSPTRSLPDGEGPVRTLSPRPASERAMSPVSDRSCRSHKKICKPKAPPPPPPDEEEHQYDTVPAKREIVMNFPPPDMIHEAMVVDNQSDEIRIPTLTKKQMKAVIDELTVQRGISTDSSPESSKRRVDYETDSLERSNNRGYSTPTEYADLSSSQPSPSLSTALPMDEEMTMRNAIFNKKTGNMTISKINVDTLQEDEHDYELIVLKKGSLKNQNFYKLPELLQRSNGYSLVSEVYVNNGYNYSSAPSSASNSNCSTFDRRTLKVGYEDGVEKPGKLLIEVKDCADNYIPVHDSDSFEPDTLDRKPKLKVNNVARFEDEYIDSLERPSKILLRSSGSFKKDLSPVTHNTSNFNRVFGSLREIYEAKTKGVKSQSFSETNSEGRLLTLEERHSKRQRRLTALGNIVPPDLIPPPPLDTSPIYERPKPPRKVVQDEHEKPPLPPKNVIGRSANKVDKVGTPDKTWRKQEDSGYLSTDSSESPKLKRDKESESEESLDGHSESGAESVETHSVCFGSFRKPNFLAYGSMDSGVESMSREGGVAFNSINKVLVVNERLFS; this is encoded by the exons ATGCATCTTGGCACCCTTCGTCGGCGGCTCCACCTCGCAGACCATCCCCTTCGTGTTCTTGCCGCTGAAAGGTCAAATAATCCATCCCAGCAAGGAGATCAGCTTTTCGG GCGTTCAAACTCCGGTATGCGCCGTTTCCGGAGCCAAGTTCTTGACAGAGTCCGGTTGGGTGGACCTCCGCAACCCCGTCGACACCGATGTGCCATTCCGACTGTTCCGCGACGAGGGCCGCACATTCTTGCAAGTAAG TGGGTCGGCGAGTCGGACCTCCGCAACAAGATGTCCGGAAGACTGGTTCTCGTCTACTTGATGTGCCGGGAACTGGCGACCGCGGAACCTCTCACACCCACCGACTACACGCTCTTCTCGCCTTGCGTCGCCTTCAGAGTCGTGGGGTCGCCGGCTAAATACCTCAACA ATGTCAGCGAGGTGGCTTTCTCTCCAGATGCTCACTCGGCCGGTACCAATTCGAACCATCTGAGTGTGTCCGAGTACGTCGCTATTGGGACATGTAGCGTGCTGCTCGGCCTCATCTACGTCGCTTCGGTGTTCCTCTACGTCCACCTCCGTAAGAGGAGGGAAAAGTCGCGGAAGCCTGAAGATCAAAACTTGACGAGTGCAGAAGAAGGAGTTGTGAAAAACAACCCTCTGTTGACGATGGCAGCCCATTTTCAACCGGCGGATACGTTGTACAGCGACTCCACCAGTTCTGATGCGGACAATCCGCCAGATGTTGTCCAACACGGCGACGAAAAGAAAATCAAGACG GCGCAGCTTACGTCGGCTCTGGTCCACTCCCAGTACCAACGCGTCCAAGGTCTCCCTTCAGTCTACTTGGAGATCAACCATCAAGATTCATCCTCCATCGAGAAGCTTCCAGAAGAGAACGTCTCAATCGTGGAGACTCTGGAAGGCCGAGATGAACGCATCGACTCCTTCAAAGCCTTGACGGGCACCGTTCGTCGCAAACTTTATTTCAACCCTGCCTACTTCGAGCCTCAACTCTTGCTG GCGCCTCCTCCAGCGGCCCTCGAGTTTCTGGCGAAAATTCGCGAAGTCATAACCATAGCCAAACAGAAGATGGCCACGAAAAAGTTTGCGCCGAGTCTGATGGGAATCCCCGAAGAAGACCACAGCTATGGCGTAGAATCACCTTATGACAACCCCAAACCCTCTATGAGCAGACGTAGCAGTATGATCAGTTTGAAACGAGAGAACAGCAGACGGAGGACTTGTACCGGTTGTCCAGGTTGTGAACCTCAAGATTTTTCACAGTTGTGTGGCAAACTACCTGAATTTCCGTCGTTGGCGGCATGTCAAAGCTGCACCACGTCCACTGACAGCAAACAGAGGAGTATACGGAAGTGGCTTGAAGATGTTccaattttggaaaatcacGAAAGGATTACGAAGAGAGTGAGGTCTCCGACCAGATCTTTGCCGGACGGTGAAGGACCAGTGAGGACTCTCTCGCCGAGACCGGCCTCGGAGAGGGCCATGTCTCCTGTCAGCGACAGGTCGTGTAGAAGCCACAAGAAAATATGCAAGCCCAAGGCTCCTCCGCCTCCACCACCCGACGAAGAAGAACACCAGTACGATACGGTACCAGCGAAGCGAGAAATCGTGATGAATTTCCCCCCACCTGACATGATACACGAAGCTATGGTTGTGGACAACCAAAGCGACGAAATTCGCATTCCTACTCTCACGAAGAAACAGATGAAGGCGGTGATCGATGAGTTAACCGTTCAAAGAGGAATCTCGACGGATTCCAGTCCCGAGTCCTCCAAGAGACGAGTAGACTACGAAACCGACAGTCTCGAGAGGTCGAACAATAGAGGGTACAGTACCCCAACGGAGTACGCTGACCTGTCGTCGTCACAACCGAGTCCTAGTCTCAGTACGGCCCTACCCATGGACGAAGAAATGACAATGAGGAACGCCATCTTCAATAAGAAGACGGGAAACATGACGATTTCTAAAATTAACGTAGACACCCTTCAGGAAGACGAACACGACTACGAATTGATAGTGCTGAAGAAGGGGTCGCTCAAGAACCAGAATTTTTACAAACTGCCAGAGCTTCTGCAAAGAAGTAACGGTTACAGTTTGGTCAGCGAGGTCTACGTAAACAACGGCTACAATTACAGCAGCGCACCTTCTTCGGCGAGCAACTCCAACTGCTCTACGTTTGACAGGCGCACTCTCAAAGTTGG CTATGAAGACGGTGTCGAAAAACCCGGCAAGCTTCTCATCGAAGTGAAAGACTGCGCCGACAACTACATCCCGGTTCACGACTCCGACAGTTTCGAACCCGACACCTTAGACCGAAAGCCCAAGCTGAAAGTCAACAATGTGGCCCGTTTCGAGGATGAATATATCGACTCCCTTGAACGACCATCCAAGATTCTGCTGCGCAGCAGTGGCAGCTTCAAGAAGGACCTCTCTCCGGTGACCCACAACACGAGCAACTTCAACCGCGTCTTCGGGAGTTTGAGAGAGATCTACGAGGCCAAGACCAAAGGCGTAAAGTCTCAAAGTTTCTCTGAAACGAACAGTGAAGGTCGTCTCTTGACGCTAGAAGAACGCCACTCGAAGCGCCAGCGTCGCTTGACCGCCCTCGGCAACATCGTTCCTCCCGATTTGATTCCGCCCCCGCCTCTCGACACCTCCCCCATTTACGAGAGACCCAAGCCGCCGAGAAAAGTGGTACAAGACGAACACGAAAAGCCGCCTCTACCTCCAAAAAACGTGATTGGCAGGAGTGCGAACAAAGTCGATAAGGTTGGCACTCCTGACAAAACGTGGCGCAAACAAGAGGACTCGGGATACTTGAGCACCGACTCCAGTGAATCTCCGAAACTGAAGAGGGATAAGGAGAGCGAGAGTGAAGAAAGTTTGGATGGACATAGCGAATCTGGGGCCGAGAGTGTGGAAACGCACTCGGTTTGCTTTGGGAGTTTCCGAAAGCCAAATTTTCTCGCCTACGGATCAATGGACAGCGGGGTGGAGAGCATGAGTCGAGAGGGCGGTGTGGCTTTCAATTCCATCAACAAAGTCCTTGTAGTTAACGAACGGTTGTTCTCTTAG